Proteins encoded within one genomic window of Acidobacteriota bacterium:
- a CDS encoding 30S ribosomal protein S10 → MTSEKIRIRLRAYDHRILDQSASEIVDTARRTNARVAGPIPLPTLRSVFTVLRSPHVDKKSREQFEIRTHKRLLDILDPTPETVDALMKLDLPAGVDVEIKAFSS, encoded by the coding sequence ATGACATCGGAGAAGATCCGCATCAGGCTGAGAGCCTACGATCACCGCATCCTCGATCAATCGGCGAGCGAGATCGTGGACACGGCGCGCAGGACGAACGCGCGGGTGGCGGGTCCGATCCCGTTGCCCACCCTCCGCAGCGTGTTCACCGTGCTGAGGTCGCCGCACGTGGACAAGAAGTCGCGGGAGCAGTTCGAGATCCGCACGCACAAGCGGCTCCTGGACATCCTCGATCCGACGCCGGAAACGGTGGACGCCCTGATGAAGCTCGATCTTCCCGCCGGGGTGGATGTCGAGATCAAGGCCTTCAGCTCCTGA
- a CDS encoding 50S ribosomal protein L3, with product MVTGLLGKKIGMTQIFDDAGRVIPVTVLAAGPCVVVQRKTKERDGYDAAQLGLVEGKPYRKANKPRQGHFKKAGVPPTRVLREFPVTGEDDPKPGDTVTCAIFEVGQKVEVVGRSKGRGFQGVIKRHGFGGGRATHGSMFHRAPGSIGQSAFPSRVFPGLRLPGHMGNRRVKVKGLEVVKIDVERNLVVVRGAVPGARGSIVEIRRPPVAG from the coding sequence ATGGTGACAGGACTGCTCGGGAAGAAGATCGGCATGACGCAGATCTTCGATGACGCCGGCCGGGTGATACCGGTCACCGTCCTCGCGGCGGGCCCGTGCGTCGTGGTGCAACGGAAGACGAAAGAGCGCGACGGCTACGACGCGGCGCAGTTGGGGCTGGTGGAAGGCAAGCCCTACCGGAAGGCCAACAAGCCGCGGCAGGGGCACTTCAAGAAGGCCGGCGTGCCCCCGACCCGCGTTCTGAGGGAGTTCCCGGTCACCGGGGAGGACGACCCGAAGCCGGGCGACACCGTGACCTGTGCGATCTTCGAGGTCGGCCAGAAGGTGGAGGTGGTCGGCCGCAGCAAGGGACGCGGCTTCCAGGGGGTCATCAAGCGGCACGGGTTCGGCGGCGGGCGCGCGACGCACGGGTCGATGTTCCATCGCGCTCCCGGATCGATCGGGCAGTCGGCCTTCCCCTCGCGGGTGTTCCCCGGGCTGCGCTTGCCGGGGCATATGGGGAACCGGCGGGTGAAGGTGAAGGGGCTCGAGGTGGTGAAGATCGACGTGGAACGGAACCTCGTGGTGGTGCGCGGGGCCGTCCCCGGAGCGCGGGGCAGCATCGTGGAGATCCGCCGGCCGCCGGTGGCGGGCTGA